Proteins found in one Drosophila innubila isolate TH190305 chromosome X, UK_Dinn_1.0, whole genome shotgun sequence genomic segment:
- the LOC117785002 gene encoding transcriptional regulator ovo, with the protein MGGGRDGRGNYGPNSPPSGALPPFYESLKSGQTADGQTATPTAQQHAHNAHNVQLQSNFLIQNAAAAAYGNNTAAAATVGGGGIGSVALDAYGIILKDEPDMEYDEAKIDIGTFAQNIIQASMHGSNSQQQLIGSNQQQQQQQHAQQQQQLQHNSNSNGGNNFYEDAIMSDLAANVAHCNSGNVIGNVAAVDPLQFTATLMLSSQTDHLLEQLSDAVDLSSFLQRSCVDDDDEDDDCDNNSSNHNSSNMRNTSPQHRRDFELVSTPSLTPDSDDVVSVTAHATQLDVLHENILTHLTNNMRNSSSNNSGSNNNVYNASQQHLQQHVVAAQQQQHLQQPPPSYQHATRNMLQMQNGNTSNNNNGYHQQQQLAQQQQLLQQQQHHQQHQQQQVQQQQHAYQQHNLYAQQQHHAQQQQQQQQQQQQHHFHQQQQHHHHSQQHAHQQLQQHHHQQQQQQLLQHNDNSNLSLPSPTTTAAAAAAAAAAAAVAALRPMSSSSSSSSNLLDANTAAVAAAALLDTKPLIQFNSSVNMNTVNTNSNSVNTKSNVSDSVNIYRSNNINTVISNNTVNTRSNVNDDVNITSTPNSSDTVKSVNKSKPKCKLNSNSSTVTETVNANCGTVSSNNSSAVKLGGRAKAAAYGSTVVTFVSTVNASPQLPPQRHVHQTTLRSLATEAAATAAGLLPPSQTVSALNESKMLQRRLGLPPDLQLEFVNGGHGIKNPLAVENAHGGHHHHRIHRNMDCIDDLKHGHQAQQQHVGQSQQQQQQQQHSPQQQHSPQQQHAQQQQHQQQQQQQQQQSLQQAAAAAAAAAAAAVATQHHTLSNSHSHSHSLSHSHSSSSNNRNNSSSSVSSNSSSQGDPLCAEDANNKFVCRVCMKTFSLQRLLNRHMKCHSDIKRYLCTFCGKGFNDTFDLKRHTRTHTGVRPYKCNLCEKSFTQRCSLESHCQKVHSVQHKYAYKERRAKMYVCEECGHTTCEPEVHYLHLKDNHPFSPALLKFYDKRHFKFTNSQFANNLLGQLPMPVHN; encoded by the exons TTATCTTAAAGGATGAACCCGATATGGAATATGATGAGGCGAAAATCGATATAGGCACATTTGCCCAGAACATCATACAAGCGAGCATGcacggcagcaacagccagCAGCAACTCATTGGCAgcaatcaacagcagcagcagcagcaacacgcacaacagcagcaacagctgcagcacaACAGCAATTCGAATGGTGGCAACAATTTCTATGAGGATGCCATTATGTCGGATTTGGCTGCAAATGTTGCACACTGCAACAGCGGCAATGTTATTggcaatgttgctgctgtcgatcCGCTGCAATTCACAGCCACCCTCATGTTAAGCTCCCAAACCGATCATTTACTGGAGCAACTATCGGATGCGGTGGACTTGAGTTCATTTCTGCAACGCAGCTGTGtggatgacgatgatgaggatgatgattgcgacaacaacagcagcaatcacaacagcagcaacatgcgCAATACGAGTCCGCAACATCGTCGCGACTTTGAATTGGTTTCCACACCTTCATTGACTCCGGATTCCGATGATGTTGTCTCTGTCACGGCGCATGCCACACAGCTGGATGTGTTGCATGAGAACATATTGACGCATCTCACCAACAACAtgcgcaacagcagcagcaacaacagcggcagcaacaacaatgtctaCAACGCGTCGCAGCAGCATTTGCAGCAACATGTTGTCgccgcacagcagcagcaacatttgcaACAGCCGCCGCCTTCGTATCAACATGCCACGCGCAACatgttgcaaatgcaaaacggcaacactagcaacaacaacaacggctaccatcagcagcagcagctagcacagcagcaacaattgctgcagcagcagcagcatcaccaacaacatcaacaacaacaggtgcagcaacagcaacatgccTATCAGCAACACAATCTCtatgcacagcagcaacatcacgcacaacagcagcagcaacaacagcagcagcagcaacaacatcatttccatcagcagcagcaacatcatcatcattcgcAGCAACATGCGCATCAGCAACTACAGCAGCATcatcaccaacaacagcagcaacaactgcttcaacacaacgacaacagcaatcTATCGCTGCCgtcgccaacaacaacagctgctgctgccgcggctgctgctgccgccgctgcagTTGCCGCCTTGCGTCCCAtgtccagcagcagcagcagcagctccaatCTATTGGATGCCAAtacagcagctgttgctgctgccgcatTGCTCGACACAAAGCCGTTGATA cAGTTTAACAGCAGCGTTAACATGAACACTGTCAACACTAACAGCAACTCTGTTAATACTAAAAGCAATGTTAGCGACAGCGTTAACATTtacagaagcaacaacattaacactGTCATCAGTAACAACACTGTTAATACTAGAAGCAATGTTAACGACGATGTTAACATTACCAGCACGCCTAACAGTAGCGACACTGTTAAGTCTGTCAATAAAAGCAAGCCTAAGTGCAAacttaacagcaacagcagcactgTTACTGAGACTGTTAATGCCAACTGTGGCACTGTtagcagtaacaacagcagTGCTGTTAAGCTGGGTGGTCGTGCCAAAGCCGCTGCTTATGGCTCCACAGTGGTAACATTTGTCTCCACTGTTAATGCATCGCCGCAGTTGCCGCCGCAGCGTCACGTGCATCAAACCACGTTGCGTTCGCTTGcaacagaggcagcggcaacagcagcaggtcTGTTGCCACCATCGCAAACTGTTTCGGCGCTCAACGAGAGCAAAATGCTACAGCGGCGG TTGGGACTGCCGCCAGATTTGCAGCTGGAGTTTGTGAATGGCGGACATGGCATTAAGAATCCGCTGGCGGTTGAGAATGCGCATGGAGGCCATCATCACCACCGCATACACCGCAACATGGATTGCATCGATGATCTCAAGCATGGCCACCaagcgcagcagcaacatgttggccagtcacagcagcaacagcagcagcagcagcattcgccacagcagcaacattcgccacagcaacagcatgcgcagcagcagcaacatcagcagcagcaacaacagcagcaacaacagagcTTGCAacaagcagcggcagcagcagccgctgcaGCAGCGGCTGCAGTTGCCACACAACATCATACGCTGAGCAACAGTCACAGCCACAGTCACAGCctcagtcacagtcacagcagcagcagcaacaatcgcaacaacagcagcagcagcgtcagcagcaacagcagcagccaagGCGATCCTCTGTGTGCCGAGGATGCCAACAACAAGTTCGTGTGTCGCGTCTGCATGAAGACCTTCTCGTTGCAACGTCTGCTCAATCGCCACATGAAATGCCACTCGGATATCAAGCGTTATCTGTGCACCTTCTGTGGCAAGGGATTCAACGACACCTTTGACCTCAAGcgtcacacacgcacacacacgggTGTGCGACCCTACAAGTGTAATCTGTGCGAGAAGAGCTTCACTCAACGTTGTTCCCTGGAGTCGCATTGCCAGAAGGTGCACAGTGTGCAACACAAGTATGCTTACAAGGAGCGACGCGCCAAG ATGTACGTGTGCGAGGAGTGCGGTCATACCACCTGCGAACCAGAGGTTCACTATCTCCATTTGAAGGACAATCATCCATTCTCACCGGCGCTTTTGAAATTCTACGACAAGCGTCATTTCAAGTTCACCAATTCACAATTTGCGAACAATTTGCTCGGCCAGCTGCCGATGCCGGTGCATAATtga
- the LOC117781616 gene encoding uncharacterized protein LOC117781616 has product MASSSISTTTNAVAVSVNVNATTLPSLFAGNSTTTSATTTTTNVNVAAKDKDKDMDGLIAINDSALSQQIEFILQDAPMEQDDELQLNMAAAAAAATSTAAATSAALKLDNHPPITPITNATITTTTATTINSASPYNNSNNNNNNNNHNNNNTLSVEDQQQLLLQQHRQQQQQHHLLNGRRIIIQSTGNNNNNHNNNNNNNNTTVLTASDIKEEQQELEEREHDDDDEEEEEEEEDPELNDENLQDIEEEAQAAEADEEPETATHLQHHQQQQHHHAHQQHHHQQQHLNQQHLNQQHLQTQVKLELDDLPDEDDEEEEDEDEHMSQPAQQQQLETLQQQLEYSTTAQQLVLPAGSIVSTTTTRALAVPVSEAALVQLQRRPVYISNATMSSLAGATYVRMPAAAVISRSPMTVLNVVQQTGGSTAQLILQAATAAAAATPTPQQQQQPSATAAATTTTTVPSPSNEQQQQQQQQLAAIALAQQQQQQQHQQQQQQQQQQHHQSIKPAPATNTVATSTTSYQCMECVEKFDSKELFDIHRSGHANNMKCAICNMVLKSLKNYEKHCLRCKPYECQICGRVVRFRPNFIKHMRVHTGQQSERHKYKCEVCHKEFMSFEYFKVHKKIHNENVNLTCEICGKVFSALASLRGHSKLHSGVKLHKCDVCGKGFGQRYNLKIHARTHTGDFPFECKVCKKKLHTQSSLQTHMQVHLRDQPKGSSSNNNNNSSSSSAASSSSSGNNTTSNNNNNNNINVATSAVKIEPDLDRPGTSQQQQQQQQQQQQQQQEMELDEQSGLSDEEHDVAAVHSSTNNNNININNRLTTGEDSSNESSSNASLQHPLSSSASSSHSQQQQQQQQQQQYIVSTPTRTIVIKNYVQQQQQQQQSTDQATATTTATATTAGNGNCSSVLHTQVIQSGAGTSNGHHIINNTSTSSGSGSSNNNSSSSSSSNNMLNNGNNSCTNSSSNSNTNNSSSNSNNTASSNAAVPATTANASSNLAQQLLRKTPIIHSTGTLSSALASVVQQTGVGSPSHSPSSSSQSCSSTVLVSKATGVPLSIASSAALGGFTIIRSTRNHQQQQQQQQQQQQQQQQAQSNCSNQRVVAGVAGGQHQQQQQQQQQQQPQQRNNHRNHHRRRHLADMDDDDDDDDDDEDETSQQQQQQHHQHQQHHHNNHHNHNHHFDDDDDDEKSSPSLATAAIIKVEPNLYSSGSGDNSNDMFIKEEVMFEDSAAPHSPQSPPSSKFRISNFDSDLVDDHVDLNHSLPPYGNLFEPHSIRDSIPVQLYPDDDDDFRLDHSSLGGLHNTSSSTTDGDFIKKEWVYGSSATSSYAMNGKFDDDSDALCDAANFIYN; this is encoded by the exons atggccagcagcagcatcagcacaacaacaaatgcagtcgcagtcagcgtcaacgtcaacgccaCAACGCTGCCATCTCTATTTGCCGGcaacagcacaacaacatcagcaacaacaacaacaacaaacgtaAACGTTGCCGccaaagataaagataaagatatgGACGGACTGATTGCCATCAATGATAGCGCATTATCGCAACAAATCGAATTTATACTACAAGATGCTCCCATGGAGCAGGATGATGAGCTGCAGCTTAAtatggcagcggcagcggcagcagcgacgtcgacagcggcagcgacgtcgGCAGCGTTAAAGCTCGATAACCACCCACCGATAACACCgataacaaatgcaacaataacgacgacaacagcaacaacaataaacagcGCTTCCccatacaacaacagcaacaacaataataacaacaacaatcacaacaacaacaacactttgaGTGTTGAGgatcagcagcaactgttgctgcaacaacatcgccaacaacaacagcaacatcatctgCTTAATGGACGCCGCATAATCATACAATCAacgggcaacaacaacaacaaccacaacaataataacaacaacaacaacaccaccgTTTTAACAGCCAGCGACATTAAAGAGGAGCAACAGGAGCTGGAGGAAAGAGAacacgatgatgacgatgaggaggaggaagaggaagaagaggaTCCCGAATTGAATGATGAGAATTTGCAGGATATTGAAGAGGAGGCGCAGGCAGCGGAAGCGGATGAGGAGCCCGAAACGGCGACACATctgcaacatcatcaacagcagcaacatcatcatgcacaccagcaacatcatcatcagcagcaacatctcAACCAGCAACATCTCAACCAGCAACATTTGCAAACGCAAGTGAAACTGGAATTGGATGATCTGCcggatgaggatgatgaggaggaggaggatgaggatgagcaTATGTCGCAGccagcgcaacaacaacagcttgag ACacttcaacaacaactggagTACTCGACAACGGCACAGCAATTGGTGTTGCCGGCGGGCAGCATTGTGAGCACCACAACAACACGAGCATTGGCGGTGCCCGTGTCGGAGGCAGCGTTGGTGCAACTGCAACGTCGACCCGTCTACATCAGCAATGCAACAATGAGCAGTCTGGCGGGTGCAACATATGTGCGAatgccagcagcagctgttatCAGTCGCAGTCCGATGACGGTGTTGAATGTGGTGCAACAGACGGGTGGATCGACAGCACAATTGATATTGCAGGCGGcaacggcggcagcagcagcaacaccaacgccacaacaacaacaacaaccatctgcaacagcagcagcaacaacaacaacaactgtgccGTCCCCCAGCaatgagcaacagcagcagcagcagcaacaactagcAGCAATTGCTCtcgcccagcagcagcagcagcaacaacaccagcagcagcagcaacaacaacaacagcaacatcatcagtcCATTAAACCGGCGCCTGCCACCAACACGGTGGCAACCTCAACAACCAGTTACCAATGCATGGAATGTGTTGAAAAGTTCGATTCAAAGGAACTCTTTGACATCCATCGCAGCGGACACGCCAACAACATGAAGTGCGCCATCTGCAACATGGTGTTGAAATCCCTGAAAAACTATGAGAAGCATTGCCTACGTTGCAAGCCTTACGAATGCCAGATTTGCGGTCGTGTTGTACGCTTTCGTCCCAATTTCATCAAACATATGCGTGTGCATACGGGTCAGCAATCGGAGAggcataaatacaaatgcgaGGTGTGCCACAAGGAGTTTATGAGCTTTGAATACTTCAAGGTGCACAAGAAGATCCACAACGAGAATGTCAATCTGACGTGTGAGATCTGTGGCAAGGTGTTTAGTGCACTTGCCTCGCTGCGTGGTCACTCCAAGCTGCATTCGGGCGTCAAGTTGCACAA ATGTGATGTTTGTGGCAAGGGATTCGGACAACGTTACAATCTGAAGATTCACGCGCGCACACACACGGGCGACTTTCCCTTTGAGTGTAAGGTGTGTAAGAAGAAGTTGCACACACAGTCCTCGTTGCAGACGCATATGCAGGTGCATCTGCGTGATCAGCccaaaggcagcagcagcaacaacaacaacaacagcagcagcagcagcgccgccagcagcagcagcagcggcaacaataccaccagcaataacaataacaataataatataaatgtggCAACGAGTGCGGTCAAAATTGAGCCAGATTTGGACAGACCAGGCACaagtcagcaacaacaacagcagcaacagcagcagcaacaacagcaacaagaaatgGAGTTGGATGAACAGTCGGGTTTGAGTGATGAGGAGCATGATGTTGCCGCTGTTCATAGCTCgaccaataataataatattaatattaataatcgtTTAACCACCGGCGAGGATTCCTCCAATGAATCCTCATCGAATGCCTCGCTACAGCATCCGCTTTCCTCCTCAGCCAGCTCATCGCactcgcagcagcaacaacaacaacagcaacaacaacaatatattgTATCGACGCCCACGCGcactattgttattaaaaactatgtgcaacaacagcaacagcagcaacaatcaacagatcaggcaacagcaacaacaacagctacggCTACAACTGCTGGCAATGGCAATTGTTCGAGTGTGCTGCACACACAGGTCATTCAAAGCGGTGCAGGCACCAGCAATGGCCAtcacatcatcaacaacaccTCCActagcagcggcagcggcagcagcaacaacaactccagcagcagcagcagcagtaacaacatGTTAAACAACGGCAATAATAGCTgtacaaacagcagcagcaacagcaatacaaacaacagcagcagcaacagcaacaacaccgcCAGCAGCAATGCTGCagtgccagcaacaacagcgaatGCCAGCAGCAATCTCGCACAGCAATTGTTGCGTAAAACGCCCATTATACATTCAACGGGAACGCTCAGCTCGGCGCTGGCAAGCGTTGTGCAACAGACGGGCG TTGGTTCGCCGTCACATTCGCCATCATCTTCATCGCAATCGTGTTCCTCCACCGTTCTAGTGTCCAAGGCGACGGGTGTACCGCTTTCCATAGCCTCATCAGCGGCATTGGGCGGCTTTACAATAATACGCAGTACGCGcaatcatcagcaacagcagcagcagcaacagcagcaacaacagcagcagcaacaggcgcAGAGTAACTGCAGCAATCAgcgtgttgttgctggcgtggCAGGAggacaacatcagcagcaacagcagcagcagcaacaacaacaaccacaacagcgtAATAACCACCGAAACCACCACCGACGTCGTCATCTGGCGGATAtggacgacgatgatgatgatgacgatgatgatgaggatgagaCGAGT caacaacaacagcaacaacatcatcagcatcaacaacatcatcacAACAATCATCACAATCATAATCATCAtttcgatgatgatgatgacgatgagaAATCATCACCGTCCCTGGCAACCGCCGCCATCATTAAAGTTGAACCGAATCTCTATTCATCTGGCTCTGGCGATAATTCCAACGATATGTTCATTAAAGAGGAGGTGATGTTTGAAGATTCCGCCGCACCGCATTCACCACAATCGCCGCCCAGTTCGAAATTTCGTATATCGAATTTTGATAGCGATCTGGTTGATGATCATGTCGATTTAAATCATTCGCTGCCACCGTATGGCAATCTATTTGAGCCGCATTCAATACGTGATAGCATACCCGTACAATTATATCcagatgacgatgatgatttTCGTTTGGATCACAGTTCATTGGGTGGTCTGCACAATACATCATCGTCCACAACGGATGGTGATTTCATAAAAAAGGAATGGGTCTATGGCAGTAGTGCAACGAGCAGTTATGCCATGAATGGCAAATTCGATGATGATAGCGATGCTCTATGCGATGCCGCCAATTTCATATACAATTGA
- the LOC117788060 gene encoding innexin inx1: MYKLLGSLKSYLKWQDIQTDNAVFRLHNSFTTVLLLTCSLIITATQYVGQPISCIVNGIPPHVVNTFCWIHSTFTMPDAFNRQVGREVAHPGIANDFQDKDARKYYTYYQWVCFVLFFQAMACYTPKFLWNKFEGGLMRMIVMGLNITICTREEKEAKRDALLDYLIKHVKRHKLYAIRYWACEVLCFINIVVQMYLMNRFFDGEFISYGTNIMGLTDVPQEQRVDPMVYVFPRVTKCIFHKYGSGGSLQTHDSLCILPLNIVNEKTYVFIWFWYWILLVLLIGLMIFRACIIFMPKFRPRLLNARNRMIPMEICRSLSRKLDVGDWWLIYMLGRNLDPVIYKDVMGEFAKQVEPSKHDRTK, from the exons ATGTATAAGTTATTGGGTAGCCTGAAGAGCTACCTAAAGTGGCAGGACATACAGACGGATAATGCCGTCTTTCGTCTCCACAATTCATTTACCACCGTACTGCTCCTTACCTGCAGTCTGATCATAACGGCCACTCAATATGTGGGACAACCGATCAGTTGCATTGTGAATGGCATTCCACCACATGTGGTGAACACATTCTGCTGGATTCACAGTACTTTCACCATGCCGGATGCGTTCAACCGACAG GTCGGTCGAGAAGTGGCACATCCTGGCATTGCCAACGATTTCCAGGACAAGGATGCCAGAAAGTACTACACCTATTATCAATGGGTGTGCTTTGTGCTATTCTTTCAG gcCATGGCCTGTTATACGCCCAAGTTTCTGTGGAACAAATTCGAGGGCGGTTTGATGCGTATGATTGTCATGGGATTAAACATAACGATCTGTACGCGCGAAGAGAAGGAGGCCAAACGAGATGCATTGCTCGATTATCTCATCAAGCATGTGAAG cgCCATAAACTGTACGCCATACGTTATTGGGCCTGTGAGGTGCTCTGCTTTATCAATATTGTGGTGCAGATGTATCTAATGAATCGCTTCTTTGACGGCGAATTCATTTCATATGGCACCAATATCATGGGCTTAACGGATGTGCCACAGGAACAACGTGTCGATCCCATGGTCTATGTCTTTCCACGTGTCAccaaatgcatattccatAAATACGGCTCCGGCGGATCTCTTCAAACACACGACTCCCTCTGCATTCTGCCGCTCAATATTGTGAATGAGAAGACCTATGTGTTCATTTGGTTCTGGTATTGGATACTGCTTGTCCTGCTCATTGGACTCATGATATTCCG TGCCTGCATCATTTTCATGCCCAAATTCAGGCCGCGTCTGTTGAATGCACGTAATCGAATGATTCCGATGGAGATTTGTCGTTCGCTGTCCCGTAAACTGGATGTTGGTGATTGGTGGCTCATCTATATGCTCGGTCGTAATCTGGATCCAGTTATCTATAAGGATGTGATGGGCGAGTTTGCCAAACAGGTGGAACCCTCGAAGCACGATCGCACCAAGTGA